In one window of Paenarthrobacter nicotinovorans DNA:
- a CDS encoding Dyp-type peroxidase, producing the protein MGSSERDNTTPKPGVGVRRRHLLFGGAAAGVGALAAVGTQLAGKPVPPLPSDSGDGANGARTVPFYGDRQAGVGTAAQAHGVFLALDLKEGTTPERLKSLLKLLSDDAANLTQGKAALADTEGELALRPARLTVTFGFGPGLFRVSGTVPVPDGVSGLPAFSIDKLVPEFCGGDLLLQICADDPLSVAHAQRMLLKDSRRFTTVRWVQTGFRRAYGTEQSGTTMRNLFGQVDGTSNPVPGSADFEKVVYGDGGTGSWAPHGTSLVIRRISMHLDKWDELDRSGREESVGRKLANGAPLTGTAEHDEPDFAAVTPVGFPVIADFAHLRRARPDDPSQRIFRRAFNYDSVPGAGSVSDSGLIFASYQADIGRQFVPIQRRLDELDLLNLWTTPVGSAVFAIPPGCAPGGFVGEGLFA; encoded by the coding sequence GTGGGAAGTTCCGAACGGGACAACACCACCCCCAAGCCCGGGGTCGGAGTGCGGCGGCGGCACCTCCTCTTTGGCGGTGCTGCCGCGGGCGTCGGAGCATTGGCCGCCGTGGGCACGCAACTCGCCGGGAAACCGGTCCCACCGCTGCCAAGTGATTCCGGGGACGGGGCAAACGGTGCCAGGACGGTGCCGTTTTACGGTGACAGGCAGGCGGGCGTTGGCACGGCTGCCCAGGCCCACGGTGTTTTCCTTGCTCTCGACCTGAAGGAAGGGACAACGCCTGAGCGGCTCAAGTCGCTCCTGAAACTGCTGAGTGACGATGCCGCGAACTTGACCCAGGGAAAGGCAGCGCTGGCCGATACCGAGGGTGAATTGGCGCTCCGGCCCGCACGCCTGACGGTCACGTTCGGCTTTGGTCCTGGCCTGTTCCGGGTTTCGGGCACCGTGCCGGTCCCGGACGGCGTATCCGGACTTCCGGCCTTCTCCATCGACAAATTGGTACCGGAGTTCTGCGGAGGTGACCTCCTGCTGCAGATATGCGCCGACGACCCCCTTTCGGTTGCGCACGCCCAGCGCATGCTGCTTAAGGACAGCCGCCGTTTCACCACGGTGCGCTGGGTCCAAACGGGGTTCCGGCGCGCCTACGGCACGGAACAGTCCGGAACGACCATGAGGAACCTTTTTGGCCAGGTGGATGGGACATCGAATCCAGTGCCGGGAAGCGCGGACTTTGAGAAGGTTGTCTATGGCGACGGTGGTACCGGGTCATGGGCGCCCCACGGAACATCCCTGGTGATCCGCCGGATCAGCATGCACCTGGACAAATGGGACGAGCTGGACAGGTCCGGACGGGAAGAGTCCGTGGGCCGCAAATTGGCGAACGGCGCTCCGTTGACGGGCACGGCCGAGCACGACGAGCCGGACTTTGCCGCCGTCACGCCCGTCGGGTTTCCGGTCATAGCCGATTTCGCCCATCTGCGGAGGGCTCGCCCGGATGACCCGTCCCAGCGGATTTTCCGGCGGGCCTTCAACTACGACTCCGTTCCCGGGGCCGGGAGCGTGTCGGATTCCGGATTGATTTTCGCGTCCTACCAAGCGGACATCGGACGGCAGTTCGTTCCCATCCAGCGCCGCCTCGACGAGCTGGACCTGCTGAATCTCTGGACCACGCCCGTGGGTTCGGCCGTCTTCGCGATTCCACCGGGATGCGCTCCCGGCGGTTTCGTCGGCGAAGGGCTTTTCGCCTGA
- a CDS encoding aspartate kinase, translating into MTMPTTEVKIEELSNEAAITKQLIVQKFGGSSVADADGIKRVAQRVVDAQKAGNEVVVVVSAMGDTTDELLDLAAQVTDSAPAREMDMLLSAGERISMALLAMAINKFGASAQSFTGSQAGMITDGIHGKARIIAVDPHRIRTALDKGHIAIVAGFQGMSRSTNEITTLGRGGSDTTAVALAAALEADVCEIYTDVDGIYTADPRVVTSAQKIDRISSEEMLELAASGAKILHLRCVEYARRFGVPLHVRSSFSQKEGTWVIPGADEKFTIEEGVALEQPIISGVAHDRSEAKVTVVGVPDIPGKAAAIFQVIADAHSNIDMIVQNVSTHGTGRTDISFTLPIVEGADALAALRAAEGQIGFESIEYNEHVGKLSLIGAGMRSHPGVSATFFKALSDAGINIDMISTSEIRISVVTSADALDDAVRAIHNAFELDGDAEATVYGGTGR; encoded by the coding sequence ATGACTATGCCCACTACCGAAGTGAAGATCGAAGAGCTCTCCAACGAGGCTGCCATTACCAAGCAGCTGATCGTTCAAAAGTTCGGCGGCTCCTCGGTTGCCGATGCCGATGGCATCAAGCGGGTCGCACAGCGCGTCGTGGATGCGCAGAAGGCCGGCAACGAGGTCGTGGTGGTTGTCTCCGCAATGGGTGATACCACCGATGAGCTCCTGGACCTTGCCGCCCAGGTGACGGACTCCGCACCTGCCCGCGAGATGGACATGCTGTTGTCCGCCGGCGAGCGGATTTCCATGGCCCTCCTTGCCATGGCCATTAACAAGTTCGGTGCCTCGGCGCAGTCCTTCACGGGTTCCCAGGCCGGCATGATTACCGACGGCATCCACGGCAAGGCGCGAATTATCGCCGTCGACCCGCACCGCATCCGCACCGCCCTGGACAAGGGACACATCGCGATCGTCGCGGGCTTCCAGGGCATGAGCCGCAGCACCAACGAGATCACCACTTTGGGTCGCGGCGGTTCCGATACCACTGCGGTCGCCCTGGCCGCAGCCCTCGAAGCCGATGTGTGCGAGATCTACACGGACGTGGACGGCATCTACACGGCCGACCCCCGCGTGGTGACGTCGGCCCAGAAGATCGACCGGATTTCCAGCGAGGAAATGCTGGAACTGGCCGCCTCCGGTGCCAAGATTCTCCACCTGCGTTGCGTTGAGTACGCCCGCCGCTTTGGTGTGCCCCTGCACGTCCGTTCGTCATTCAGCCAGAAGGAAGGCACCTGGGTCATCCCGGGCGCCGACGAAAAGTTCACGATTGAAGAGGGAGTTGCCTTGGAGCAGCCAATCATCTCCGGCGTTGCACACGACCGGTCCGAAGCCAAGGTCACCGTTGTGGGCGTCCCCGACATCCCCGGCAAGGCTGCCGCGATCTTCCAGGTGATCGCAGACGCACACTCGAACATCGACATGATCGTCCAAAACGTGTCCACGCACGGCACGGGCCGCACGGACATTTCGTTCACCCTGCCCATCGTGGAAGGCGCCGACGCCCTGGCTGCCCTCCGCGCTGCTGAAGGACAGATCGGCTTCGAGAGCATCGAGTACAACGAGCACGTAGGCAAGCTCTCCCTCATCGGCGCAGGCATGCGTTCCCACCCCGGCGTTTCGGCCACCTTCTTCAAGGCACTCTCCGACGCAGGCATCAACATCGACATGATCTCCACGTCGGAAATCCGCATCTCCGTTGTCACCAGTGCCGACGCCCTGGATGACGCCGTTCGCGCCATCCACAATGCGTTCGAGCTCGACGGCGACGCCGAGGCTACCGTTTACGGCGGCACCGGCCGCTAG
- a CDS encoding DUF427 domain-containing protein, protein MVPIPGFPRSKRPHRITPEAGQESVWDYPRPPQVEARSERIVVRLGGHVIADTVDSVRVLETSHPPVYYLPLDAFAPGVLVPVDGATFCEYKGMAGYFDVAAGGMVASRAGWTYPEPSRGFEALGTRVALYPGRMDSCEVDGEQVTPQDGNFYGGWITRNIVGPFKGAPDTAGW, encoded by the coding sequence ATGGTCCCCATTCCCGGTTTCCCCCGTTCCAAGCGTCCGCACCGCATCACACCGGAAGCTGGACAGGAATCGGTGTGGGACTATCCGCGGCCGCCGCAGGTCGAGGCCCGTTCGGAGCGAATCGTGGTGCGGCTGGGTGGCCATGTCATTGCTGACACCGTGGATTCAGTGCGGGTACTGGAGACAAGTCATCCGCCCGTCTATTACCTGCCGTTGGATGCCTTTGCGCCCGGGGTGCTCGTCCCCGTGGACGGCGCCACCTTCTGCGAATACAAGGGCATGGCCGGGTATTTCGATGTCGCAGCTGGCGGGATGGTGGCTTCCCGTGCCGGATGGACCTACCCGGAACCCAGCCGCGGTTTCGAAGCACTGGGGACCCGGGTGGCCCTCTACCCCGGCCGGATGGACTCCTGCGAGGTGGACGGCGAGCAGGTAACGCCCCAGGACGGCAACTTCTATGGCGGCTGGATTACGCGGAACATCGTGGGTCCTTTCAAGGGTGCTCCGGACACTGCCGGGTGGTGA
- a CDS encoding dihydrofolate reductase family protein, protein MRELVYYVAVSLDGYIAGPGGEFDAFPVEGDHMTAQNERFADAIPTVIADAMGIERTGTMFDTVVMGWNTYAVGLPVGMTSPYQHLRQVVFSRTKSEADIPGEHPNLTLTSEDPVEVVRRLKSEPGRSIWLCGGGELATKLADEIDRLVLKRSPLLFGDGIPLFAPGTYQPRAFDEAGTTAFDSGVVISEYVRRKI, encoded by the coding sequence GTGCGAGAACTTGTCTACTACGTTGCCGTCAGCCTGGACGGCTACATTGCCGGTCCGGGAGGCGAGTTCGACGCTTTTCCCGTGGAGGGCGATCATATGACCGCCCAGAATGAACGCTTTGCCGATGCCATCCCCACGGTCATTGCCGATGCCATGGGCATCGAGCGCACCGGAACCATGTTCGACACCGTAGTGATGGGTTGGAACACGTACGCCGTCGGACTGCCGGTAGGCATGACAAGCCCGTACCAACACCTCCGCCAAGTGGTGTTCTCACGGACAAAATCCGAGGCTGACATCCCGGGCGAACATCCCAACCTGACGTTGACCTCCGAGGACCCCGTAGAGGTGGTGCGACGGTTGAAGTCGGAGCCTGGCCGGTCGATCTGGCTCTGTGGTGGCGGAGAGCTGGCCACAAAGCTGGCCGATGAAATCGACAGGCTTGTGCTCAAACGCAGCCCGCTGCTCTTTGGCGACGGGATTCCGCTCTTTGCACCCGGCACCTACCAGCCACGTGCTTTCGACGAGGCAGGCACCACGGCATTCGACTCGGGCGTCGTGATCTCCGAATACGTGCGGCGGAAGATCTAG
- the recR gene encoding recombination mediator RecR — MYEGAVQELIDELGRLPGVGPKSAQRLAFHILEADPEDMKRLVTAITTVKERVKFCSVCFNVTEQETCNICRDPRRDPSVICVVEESKDVLAVERTRSFRGRYHVLGGAINPIAGIGPEQLRIRELLTRLNDGAIQEIIIATDPNLEGEATATYLARMLKSIGITVTRLASGLPVGGDLEYADEVTLGRAFEGRRNALL; from the coding sequence GTGTACGAAGGTGCAGTTCAAGAGCTGATTGACGAGCTCGGCCGGCTTCCCGGCGTGGGCCCCAAGTCAGCGCAGCGCCTGGCGTTCCACATCCTGGAGGCCGACCCCGAGGACATGAAACGCCTGGTTACGGCTATCACCACGGTCAAGGAACGGGTGAAGTTCTGCTCCGTCTGCTTCAACGTCACCGAGCAGGAAACATGCAACATCTGCCGTGATCCCCGTCGGGATCCTTCGGTGATCTGTGTGGTCGAAGAGTCCAAGGATGTGCTGGCTGTGGAACGGACACGTTCCTTCCGCGGCCGATACCACGTACTGGGCGGCGCCATCAATCCCATTGCAGGCATCGGCCCCGAGCAGCTGCGCATCCGCGAGCTCCTGACGCGGCTCAACGACGGCGCCATCCAGGAAATCATCATCGCCACGGACCCCAACCTGGAAGGTGAGGCCACGGCCACCTACCTGGCCCGCATGCTCAAATCCATCGGGATCACGGTGACGCGGCTGGCGTCCGGCTTGCCCGTCGGCGGAGACCTTGAGTATGCCGATGAGGTCACGCTGGGACGCGCCTTCGAAGGCCGGCGCAACGCCCTGTTGTAA